One segment of Streptomyces sp. NA02950 DNA contains the following:
- a CDS encoding TIGR03960 family B12-binding radical SAM protein, which produces MSVESVFPQLEALLPHVQKPIQYVGGELNSTVKDWDSCDVRWALMYPDAYEVGLPNQGVMILYEVLNEREGVLAERTYSVWPDLEELMRERKVPQFTVDSHRPVSAFDVFGVSFSTELGYTNLLTALDLAGIPLDAVDRTEDHPVVVAGGHAAFNPEPIADFVDCAVIGDGEQAVLEITEIVRAWKAEGRPGGREELLFRLARTGGVYVPRFYDVEYLADGRISRVVPNRSGVPWRVSKHTVMDLDEWPYPKQPLVPLAETVHERMSVEIFRGCTRGCRFCQAGMITRPVRERSITGIGEMVEKGLKNTGFEEVGLLSLSSADHTEIGDIAKGLADRYEEDKIGLSLPSTRVDAFNIDLANELTRNGRRSGLTFAPEGGSERIRKVINKMVSEEDLIRTVATAYGNGWRQVKLYFMCGLPTETDDDVLQIADMATKVIAKGREVSGKNDIRCTVSIGGFVPKPHTPFQWAPQLSAEETDARLEKLRDRIRGDKKYGRSIGFRYHDGKPGIVEGLLSRGDRRVGAVIRAVYEDGGRFDGWREHFSYDRWMECAERTLPDVGLDVAWYTTRERTYEEVLPWDHLDSGLDKDWLWEDWQDSLDETEVDDCRWTPCFDCGVCPQMQTEIQIGPTGRKLLPLSVVK; this is translated from the coding sequence ATGTCTGTCGAGTCGGTCTTCCCACAGCTCGAGGCCCTGCTCCCGCATGTGCAGAAGCCGATCCAGTACGTAGGCGGGGAGCTCAACTCCACGGTCAAGGACTGGGACTCCTGTGACGTCCGCTGGGCGCTCATGTACCCCGACGCCTACGAGGTCGGTCTGCCCAACCAGGGCGTCATGATCCTCTACGAGGTCCTCAACGAGCGCGAGGGCGTGCTCGCCGAGCGCACGTACAGCGTCTGGCCGGACCTCGAGGAGCTGATGCGCGAGCGGAAGGTGCCGCAGTTCACTGTGGACTCGCACCGTCCGGTCTCCGCGTTCGACGTGTTCGGCGTCTCGTTCTCCACCGAGCTGGGCTACACCAATCTGCTCACCGCGCTCGATCTGGCCGGGATCCCGCTGGACGCCGTCGACCGGACCGAGGACCACCCCGTGGTGGTCGCGGGCGGTCACGCCGCGTTCAACCCCGAGCCGATCGCGGACTTCGTCGACTGCGCGGTGATCGGCGACGGTGAGCAGGCCGTGCTGGAGATCACCGAGATCGTCCGGGCCTGGAAGGCCGAGGGCCGCCCCGGCGGCCGCGAGGAGCTGCTCTTCCGGCTCGCCCGCACCGGCGGGGTCTACGTGCCGCGGTTCTACGACGTGGAGTACCTGGCCGACGGCAGGATCTCCCGGGTGGTGCCCAACCGCTCGGGTGTGCCGTGGCGGGTGTCCAAGCACACCGTCATGGACCTCGACGAGTGGCCGTACCCCAAGCAGCCCCTGGTGCCGCTCGCGGAGACGGTCCACGAGCGGATGTCGGTGGAGATCTTCCGCGGCTGTACCCGCGGCTGCCGCTTCTGCCAGGCGGGCATGATCACCCGCCCGGTGCGCGAGCGCTCCATCACCGGTATCGGCGAGATGGTCGAGAAGGGGCTGAAGAACACCGGCTTCGAGGAGGTCGGCCTGCTGTCGCTGTCCTCCGCCGACCACACCGAGATCGGCGACATCGCCAAGGGGCTGGCGGACCGGTACGAAGAGGACAAGATCGGTCTGTCCCTGCCCTCGACCCGGGTCGACGCGTTCAACATCGATCTGGCCAATGAGCTGACCCGCAACGGCCGCCGATCGGGCCTGACCTTCGCCCCCGAAGGCGGCTCGGAGCGCATCCGCAAGGTCATCAACAAGATGGTCTCCGAAGAGGACCTCATCCGGACCGTCGCCACGGCCTACGGCAACGGCTGGCGCCAGGTGAAGCTGTACTTCATGTGCGGTCTGCCCACCGAGACCGACGACGACGTCCTCCAGATCGCCGACATGGCGACGAAGGTCATCGCCAAGGGCCGTGAGGTGTCCGGCAAGAACGACATCCGCTGCACCGTCTCGATCGGCGGGTTCGTCCCCAAGCCGCACACCCCGTTCCAGTGGGCGCCGCAGCTCAGCGCCGAGGAGACGGACGCGCGCCTGGAGAAGCTGCGCGACCGGATCCGCGGCGACAAGAAGTACGGCCGCTCCATCGGCTTCCGCTACCACGACGGCAAGCCCGGCATCGTCGAGGGCCTGCTCTCCCGCGGCGATCGCCGGGTGGGCGCCGTCATCCGCGCCGTCTACGAGGACGGCGGCCGCTTCGACGGCTGGCGCGAGCACTTCTCGTACGACCGCTGGATGGAGTGCGCCGAGCGGACGCTGCCCGACGTCGGGCTGGACGTCGCCTGGTACACCACCCGCGAGCGCACCTACGAGGAGGTCCTGCCCTGGGACCACCTGGACTCCGGTCTCGACAAGGACTGGCTCTGGGAGGACTGGCAGGACTCGCTCGACGAGACCGAGGTCGACGACTGCCGCTGGACCCCCTGTTTCGACTGCGGCGTCTGCCCGCAGATGCAGACCGAGATCCAGATCGGCCCCACCGGCCGCAAGCTGCTGCCGCTGTCGGTCGTGAAGTAG
- a CDS encoding TIGR03936 family radical SAM-associated protein: protein MQRIRLRYTKRGRLRFTSHRDFQRAFERALRRAEVPMAYSAGFTPHPKVSYANAAPTGTGSEAEYLEIQLTEARDPDTLRALLDESLPPGLDVIDAVEARTSGLADRLEASVWELRLDRVPHAEAERAVAAFLEADTVEVERRTKNGLRTFDARGAVVRLEAADAPADRPVDGGCAILRLVVRHLTPAVRPDDVLSGLRATADLAPPVPAAVTRLAQGLLDEESGTVTDPLAPDREAVPAAPPTAAELTAAMAPEGSA from the coding sequence GTGCAGCGCATCCGTTTGCGCTACACCAAGCGCGGCCGCCTCCGGTTCACCAGCCACCGCGACTTCCAGCGCGCCTTCGAGCGGGCGCTGCGCCGCGCCGAGGTGCCCATGGCCTACTCGGCGGGCTTCACCCCGCACCCCAAGGTGTCGTACGCCAATGCCGCACCCACCGGCACCGGCAGTGAGGCCGAGTACCTGGAGATCCAGCTCACCGAGGCGCGTGACCCCGACACGCTGCGCGCCCTTCTCGATGAGTCGCTGCCCCCCGGCCTGGACGTCATCGATGCCGTCGAGGCCAGAACCTCCGGTCTGGCGGACCGCCTGGAGGCGTCCGTATGGGAACTCCGGCTGGACCGGGTCCCCCACGCGGAGGCCGAACGGGCCGTCGCCGCCTTCCTCGAGGCCGACACGGTCGAGGTGGAGCGCCGGACCAAAAACGGGTTGCGAACCTTCGACGCACGTGGCGCGGTGGTCCGGCTCGAGGCGGCGGATGCCCCGGCCGATAGGCCGGTGGACGGTGGCTGTGCGATACTGCGGCTGGTGGTACGGCATCTGACACCTGCCGTACGACCCGACGACGTCCTGTCCGGTCTCCGCGCTACGGCCGACCTGGCGCCGCCGGTCCCCGCAGCGGTGACCAGGCTGGCGCAGGGGCTGCTCGATGAGGAGTCCGGCACGGTGACCGACCCGCTCGCGCCCGATCGCGAGGCAGTTCCGGCCGCCCCACCCACGGCCGCCGAGCTGACCGCCGCGATGGCGCCGGAAGGTTCCGCGTAA
- the mreD gene encoding rod shape-determining protein MreD, whose protein sequence is MHLNRILLSTLLVLFALLTQICVLARLQLPGAVPDLLLLVVLGLALVYGHTGGALIGFGAGLLADLAPPADHAVGRYALVLCVIGYLAGLAKPESGQLRSATGPMLVVVAAAMGTTLLYAGVGELVGDDAARHVGLGKLLFTAALYDLLLAPFAVPLIMALARKAENDPMADSAGGPGGDSASRWISAAGGVRTARAGRLSRLKRTGRTARIGGQRGGLLEKAGKGRTGRIKGVKRL, encoded by the coding sequence CTGCACCTCAACCGGATCCTCCTGTCGACCCTCCTCGTCCTCTTCGCCCTGCTGACCCAGATCTGTGTGCTGGCCCGGCTGCAACTGCCCGGCGCCGTCCCGGATCTGCTGCTGCTCGTCGTCCTCGGCCTCGCACTGGTCTACGGCCACACCGGCGGTGCCCTCATCGGCTTCGGCGCGGGTCTGCTCGCCGACCTCGCCCCGCCCGCCGATCACGCGGTCGGCCGCTACGCCCTGGTGCTGTGCGTCATCGGCTATCTGGCCGGGCTGGCCAAGCCGGAGAGCGGTCAGCTCCGGTCGGCCACCGGCCCGATGCTGGTGGTCGTCGCGGCGGCCATGGGCACCACCCTGCTGTACGCGGGCGTCGGCGAACTGGTCGGCGACGACGCGGCCCGCCATGTGGGCCTGGGCAAACTGCTGTTCACCGCGGCCCTCTACGACCTGCTGCTGGCCCCCTTCGCGGTGCCACTGATCATGGCACTGGCCCGGAAGGCCGAGAACGATCCGATGGCCGACAGCGCGGGCGGCCCCGGCGGCGACAGCGCGTCCCGCTGGATCAGCGCGGCGGGCGGGGTCCGCACCGCGCGGGCCGGCCGGTTGAGCCGTCTGAAGCGCACCGGCCGCACCGCCCGGATCGGCGGCCAGCGCGGCGGGCTGCTGGAGAAGGCCGGGAAGGGCCGGACCGGACGCATCAAGGGGGTCAAGCGCCTGTGA
- the rodA gene encoding rod shape-determining protein RodA, with the protein MSASTHNYSVRRFTPERGTWSKLTARDSLVRRLDWVLLLSALALSAIGAALVYSATRNRTELNQGDPYYFLVRHALNTGIGLLLAIGTIWLGHRTLRGAVPILYGLSVVLVLAVLTPLGSTINGAHAWIQIGGGFSLQPSEFAKITIILGMAILLATRVDAGDRLHPDHRTVVQALGLAALPIVVVLLMPDLGSVMVMAVIVLAVLLASGASNRWVAGLILTAVSGAVLIWQLGVLDQYQIDRFAAFANPALDPAGVGYNTNQARIAIGSGGLTGKGLFHGTQTTGQFVPEQQTDFVFTVAGEELGFLGAGLIIVLLGIVLWRACRIARGTTELYGTVVAAGIIAWFAFQSFENIGMTLGIMPVAGLPLPFVSYGGSSMFAVWIAVGLLQSIRVQRPVSA; encoded by the coding sequence ATGAGCGCGTCCACCCACAACTACTCGGTCCGCCGCTTCACCCCGGAGCGCGGCACCTGGAGCAAGCTCACCGCCCGCGACTCGCTGGTGCGCCGCCTGGACTGGGTGCTGCTGCTCAGCGCGCTCGCCCTGTCCGCCATCGGCGCGGCACTGGTGTACTCGGCGACCCGCAACCGCACCGAGCTCAACCAGGGCGACCCGTACTACTTCCTGGTCCGGCACGCCCTCAACACCGGTATCGGGCTGCTGCTGGCCATCGGCACCATCTGGCTGGGCCACCGCACCCTGCGCGGTGCGGTCCCGATCCTCTACGGGCTCTCCGTGGTCCTTGTCCTGGCCGTGCTCACCCCGCTGGGCTCGACCATCAACGGCGCCCACGCCTGGATCCAGATCGGCGGCGGATTCTCCCTCCAGCCCTCCGAGTTCGCCAAGATCACGATCATCCTGGGGATGGCCATACTGCTGGCGACCCGGGTGGACGCGGGCGACCGGCTGCACCCCGACCACCGCACCGTGGTGCAGGCCCTCGGCCTGGCCGCGCTGCCCATCGTTGTCGTGCTGTTGATGCCGGACCTCGGCTCGGTGATGGTCATGGCGGTGATCGTGCTCGCCGTGCTGCTCGCCTCCGGCGCCTCCAACCGCTGGGTCGCCGGACTGATCCTCACCGCGGTGTCCGGCGCGGTGCTCATCTGGCAGCTCGGAGTGCTGGACCAGTACCAGATCGACCGTTTCGCGGCCTTCGCCAACCCCGCCCTGGACCCGGCCGGTGTCGGCTACAACACCAACCAGGCGCGGATCGCCATCGGTTCGGGCGGGCTCACCGGCAAGGGGCTGTTCCACGGCACCCAGACGACCGGCCAGTTCGTGCCCGAGCAGCAGACCGACTTCGTCTTCACGGTGGCGGGGGAGGAGCTGGGCTTCCTCGGCGCGGGCCTGATCATCGTGCTGCTGGGCATCGTGCTGTGGCGGGCCTGCCGTATCGCCCGGGGCACCACCGAGCTGTACGGGACGGTCGTCGCCGCCGGGATCATCGCCTGGTTCGCGTTCCAGTCGTTCGAGAACATCGGGATGACCCTCGGCATCATGCCGGTGGCCGGGCTTCCGCTGCCGTTCGTCTCCTACGGCGGCTCCTCGATGTTCGCCGTCTGGATCGCGGTCGGCCTGCTCCAGTCCATCCGGGTGCAGCGTCCGGTGTCCGCCTGA
- the mrdA gene encoding penicillin-binding protein 2 has product MSNIPETGRTQRVTVRLVAIQILVFSLLLTLGGRLWYLQIRNGDEYTKKAANNHVQQVVHPAVRGSILDARGVPLADNETRLVVSASRTALMKEPDDGKAVLTRLAGVLKMKPDDVMDKVRLCDAKTPQPCWNGSPYQPIPITDEASPQQALQIREREEDFPGISAEPTAVRRYAAPAGSNAAQVLGYLSPVTDEQIKKAEHSKSPLLRSDQVGSNGLERQYDSQLRGKAGVTRYEVDNLGRVIGQRESQRARPGDNVVTSIDSRVQAVAEKELAQAMKDARKTHDRNTGTNYKADSGAVVVMEAKTGRVVAMASNPTYDPNVWVGGISGKDYKRLTGKTSNYPLLNRAIQGQAAPGSIFKVIPTTAAVNAGYDFDGHYPCTSSFSIGGQVFKNFESANYGSINLGRALEVSCDTVFYNLAYQQWKKDGGNKPKKKPADWFYKTAHQFGLGKETGIDLPNEVTGRVPDRQWKKDYWKANKDGWCKNAKKNGDYGQRLSYENCLEGMKMRAGDSVNFSIGQGDTLVTPIQMATIYSAISNGGTLYDPSIGKAIISPDGKEITKIKPTSHGKLPMKGETRDQIDKALAGVATRGTAAWRFNGWPQNKIPMHAKTGTAEVYGKQTTSWFATYTKDYSVIMTISQGGTGSGASGPAVRKIYNALYGIDKKGGIDKKKALLPTPQADLPRIEPDGSIEAQPLGKQFALAANERRRGAQR; this is encoded by the coding sequence ATGAGTAACATTCCCGAGACCGGGCGGACGCAGCGGGTCACCGTCCGGCTCGTCGCCATCCAGATCCTCGTCTTCTCGCTGCTGCTGACCCTCGGCGGGCGGCTGTGGTACCTCCAGATCCGCAACGGCGACGAGTACACCAAGAAGGCCGCCAACAACCACGTCCAGCAGGTCGTCCACCCCGCGGTGCGCGGTTCGATACTGGACGCCCGGGGTGTGCCGCTGGCCGACAACGAGACCCGGCTCGTGGTCTCCGCCAGCCGGACCGCCCTGATGAAGGAGCCGGACGACGGGAAGGCCGTCCTCACGCGCCTCGCGGGTGTGCTGAAGATGAAGCCCGACGACGTCATGGACAAGGTCCGGCTGTGCGACGCCAAGACCCCGCAGCCGTGCTGGAACGGCTCCCCGTACCAGCCCATCCCGATCACCGACGAGGCCAGCCCCCAGCAGGCCCTCCAGATCCGGGAGCGCGAGGAGGACTTCCCCGGGATCAGCGCGGAGCCCACCGCCGTGCGCCGGTACGCCGCGCCCGCCGGGTCCAACGCCGCCCAGGTGCTGGGCTATCTCTCGCCGGTCACCGATGAGCAGATCAAGAAGGCCGAGCACAGCAAGTCCCCGCTGCTCCGCTCCGACCAGGTGGGCAGCAACGGCCTCGAGCGCCAGTACGACAGCCAGCTGCGCGGCAAGGCCGGGGTCACCCGCTACGAGGTCGACAACCTCGGCCGGGTGATCGGCCAGCGGGAGAGCCAGCGGGCCCGGCCCGGCGACAACGTCGTCACCAGCATCGACTCACGCGTCCAGGCGGTCGCGGAGAAGGAGCTGGCGCAGGCGATGAAGGACGCCCGTAAGACGCACGACAGGAACACCGGGACCAACTACAAGGCGGACTCCGGCGCGGTCGTGGTGATGGAGGCGAAGACCGGCCGGGTGGTGGCCATGGCCTCCAACCCGACCTACGACCCCAACGTCTGGGTCGGCGGCATCTCCGGCAAGGACTACAAGAGGCTCACCGGCAAGACCTCCAACTACCCGCTGCTGAACCGGGCCATCCAGGGCCAGGCGGCCCCCGGCTCGATCTTCAAGGTGATCCCGACGACCGCCGCCGTCAACGCCGGATACGACTTCGACGGCCACTACCCCTGCACCAGTTCCTTCAGCATCGGCGGCCAGGTCTTCAAGAACTTCGAGTCGGCCAACTACGGCTCCATCAACCTCGGCCGCGCCCTCGAGGTCTCCTGCGACACCGTCTTCTACAACCTCGCCTACCAGCAGTGGAAGAAGGACGGCGGCAACAAGCCCAAGAAGAAGCCCGCGGACTGGTTCTACAAGACCGCCCACCAGTTCGGCCTGGGCAAGGAGACCGGTATCGACCTGCCCAACGAGGTCACCGGCCGGGTCCCGGACCGCCAGTGGAAGAAGGACTACTGGAAGGCCAACAAGGACGGCTGGTGCAAGAACGCCAAGAAGAACGGCGACTACGGCCAGCGGCTCTCCTACGAGAACTGCCTCGAGGGCATGAAGATGCGCGCCGGTGACTCGGTGAACTTCTCCATCGGCCAGGGCGACACCCTCGTCACCCCGATCCAGATGGCCACCATCTACTCGGCCATCAGCAACGGCGGAACGCTGTACGACCCCAGCATCGGCAAGGCGATCATCAGCCCCGACGGCAAGGAGATCACGAAGATCAAGCCCACCTCGCATGGCAAGCTGCCGATGAAGGGCGAGACCCGCGACCAGATCGACAAAGCGCTCGCCGGTGTGGCCACCCGGGGCACCGCCGCCTGGCGGTTCAACGGCTGGCCGCAGAACAAGATCCCGATGCACGCCAAGACCGGTACCGCCGAGGTCTACGGCAAGCAGACCACCTCGTGGTTCGCGACGTACACCAAGGACTACTCGGTCATCATGACGATCTCCCAGGGCGGTACCGGCTCCGGGGCCTCCGGCCCGGCCGTGCGCAAGATCTACAACGCGCTGTACGGCATCGACAAGAAGGGCGGCATCGACAAGAAGAAGGCGCTGCTGCCCACGCCCCAGGCCGACCTTCCCAGGATCGAGCCCGATGGCTCCATCGAGGCCCAGCCCCTGGGCAAGCAGTTCGCCCTCGCGGCGAACGAACGGCGCCGGGGAGCACAGCGATGA
- a CDS encoding CYTH and CHAD domain-containing protein produces MVDMTREIERKYEAAGTTKAGGLPDLTGVDAVAGVTDRGVVTLDAVYYDTPCRRLAADGITLRRRTGGGDEGWHLKLPVGADTRDEIRAPLSDTLPDRLAALVRSRVRATELVPLVHLLSERDVKHLVDADGALLAEISADRVTARRLAPETGEPVRWTEYEVELAEGRDPALLDALEPRLTEAGLRRSAAPSKLARALAETDPARSGKTSPKSAKSPKSAKSAKGKGKKADKAAKKDAKALAGDVVLAYVRRQITAIVTLDPAVRLDTYDSVHRMRVATRRLRSAFRSYRKVLDRTVTDPIGAELKWLAAELGIDRDREVLTARLEERLGEVPVELRLGPVAARLRIWSEARRQGSRGRLIEVLDGERYLALLDRLDALLAAPPLRPAAARPAEDVILKAVLRDYGRVADRVETALHMPAGPERDLTLHDARKGAKRARYAAEAARPALGRPAKRFAKRMAAVQGLLGDHQDSVVAREALRELAIQSHAAGESAFVYGLLYGREEALAAARERELPELWAEVSRPAHRAALRR; encoded by the coding sequence ATGGTGGACATGACGCGGGAGATCGAGCGGAAGTACGAGGCGGCCGGGACCACCAAGGCCGGCGGACTGCCGGACCTGACGGGCGTGGACGCGGTCGCGGGCGTGACGGACCGGGGCGTGGTCACGCTGGACGCCGTCTACTACGACACGCCTTGCCGCCGCCTCGCGGCCGACGGCATCACGCTGCGCCGCCGCACCGGCGGTGGTGACGAGGGCTGGCACCTCAAACTGCCCGTCGGCGCGGACACCCGGGACGAGATCCGCGCCCCGCTCTCGGACACCCTGCCCGACCGGCTGGCCGCGCTGGTCCGCTCCCGCGTCCGCGCCACCGAACTCGTCCCCCTCGTCCACCTGCTCTCCGAGCGGGACGTCAAGCACCTGGTGGACGCCGACGGCGCGCTGCTCGCCGAGATCTCCGCCGACCGTGTCACGGCCCGGCGGCTGGCACCGGAGACCGGTGAGCCGGTCCGGTGGACCGAGTACGAGGTGGAGCTGGCCGAGGGCCGCGACCCCGCGCTGCTCGACGCGCTGGAGCCACGGCTGACCGAGGCGGGACTGCGCCGCTCGGCCGCGCCGTCGAAGCTGGCCCGGGCGCTGGCCGAGACCGATCCGGCGCGGTCGGGGAAGACGTCCCCGAAGTCCGCGAAGTCCCCGAAGTCCGCGAAGTCCGCCAAGGGCAAGGGGAAGAAGGCCGACAAGGCGGCCAAGAAGGACGCGAAGGCCCTCGCGGGCGATGTTGTCCTCGCCTACGTACGCCGCCAGATCACCGCCATCGTCACCCTCGACCCCGCCGTACGCCTGGACACCTACGACTCCGTCCACCGCATGCGCGTCGCCACCCGCAGGCTGCGCTCCGCCTTCCGCTCCTACCGCAAGGTCCTGGACCGGACCGTCACCGACCCCATCGGCGCCGAGCTGAAGTGGCTCGCCGCCGAGCTGGGCATCGACCGCGACCGCGAGGTGCTCACCGCGCGGCTCGAGGAACGGCTCGGGGAGGTCCCCGTCGAGCTGCGGCTCGGCCCGGTGGCCGCCCGGCTGCGCATCTGGTCCGAGGCGCGCCGCCAGGGCTCGCGCGGGCGGCTGATCGAGGTCCTGGACGGCGAGCGCTATCTCGCGCTCCTGGACCGCCTCGACGCGCTGCTCGCCGCCCCGCCGCTGCGCCCCGCCGCCGCCCGCCCCGCCGAGGACGTGATCCTCAAGGCCGTGCTGCGCGACTACGGGCGGGTCGCCGACCGCGTGGAGACGGCCCTGCACATGCCCGCGGGCCCCGAACGCGACCTCACCCTCCATGACGCTCGCAAGGGCGCCAAGCGGGCCCGCTACGCCGCCGAGGCGGCCCGTCCGGCACTGGGCAGGCCCGCCAAACGGTTCGCCAAGCGGATGGCCGCGGTACAGGGGCTGCTCGGCGACCACCAGGACAGCGTGGTGGCGCGGGAGGCACTGCGCGAGCTGGCGATCCAGTCCCACGCGGCGGGGGAGTCCGCCTTCGTCTACGGGCTGCTCTACGGCCGCGAGGAGGCGCTGGCGGCCGCCCGTGAGCGGGAGCTGCCGGAGCTGTGGGCCGAGGTCTCCCGCCCCGCGCACCGGGCCGCCCTGCGGCGCTGA